The Nostoc cf. commune SO-36 genomic sequence TGCCCCCTAACAAGGCTGGAATAGTTACAGTTTGAGTGGTCATGATACCTTTCCTGTTTAACCAATGAATGGGAATTGGAAATCAAAATTTGATTAAGTAAGAGTGGGTGGCAGCCGTGACGTGAGAAATTGAGCAATATGGTTGGCGATCGCATCCCCATCTTCTTCCAGGGCAAAGTGTCCGGTATCAAACAAATGAAACTCCAGATTTTTTAAGTCGCGTTTGTAGGCATAAGCTCCCTCAACTAAAAAGCCCTGGTCATTTTTGCCCCATACAATCAGCGTGGGTGGTTGATATTGGCGCAAGTAAGCTTGCCACTGTGGATATAACCGCACATTGAACTGGTAGTCGTATTTTAATGCCAGTTGAATATCCATATTGCCAGGGCGATCGAGGAGTGCTTGATCCAGAGTCCAGGTATCGGGACTAAGGTTTTCTGGATTCCTGGCTCCAGTGATGTAATACCATTTCGTGCCTTTGCTTGCTAGAGCCTGTCGCACGCGATCGCTATTTTCGGGTGTCTTATTCTGCCAAAAAGCGCGCATTGGCTTCCAGAAATCACCGAGTCCCTCCTCGTAGGCATTGCCATTCTGTACAATCAGCGATTCTACTCGTTCTGGATACTGCGTTGCCAATCGATAGCCAATGGGAGCGCCATAATCCATTAAATAAAGGCTATAGCGTTTCAACCCGATCGCAGCGATGAAATCTGCCATCACTTCGGCAAGGCTGTCAAAGGTATAATCAAACTCATCCACCGTTGGCATAGAACTATAGCCAAAACCAGAATAATCAGGTGCAATCAGATGGAATTGATCCGCCAACGCCGGGATGAGATTGCGGAACATCTGGGACGAGGTTGGAAAGCCGTGCAATAGCAGAAGCGTCGGACGATCGCGAGAACCAGCTTCACGGTAGAAGATATCTAAACCATTGATTGCTACTGTGCGATAAGTGGTCATGCGTTTACTATTTTGAATTCAAATCGTTCAACAGAATCAGAAATAGTTGATCCTGTTTATTCAAAGGTTCATATCTGAGCATGAGCTATGCTCGGATGATCGATCGTTCCCACTGAATCAGGCGAGAACGGATTGCAGCCGTGATGTGAGAAATTGATCGATATAGTTTGCGATCGCATCCCCATCCTCTTCCAGGGCAAAATGTCCGGTATCGAGTAGATGGAACTCAACGTCTTTCAAGTCACGCTGATACGGATAAGCACCGTCAGCAGGGAAAATGTAATCGTTCTTGCCCCAAACAATCAGAGTTGGAGGTTGATATTTACGAAAATACTCCTGCCATTGAGGATAGAGC encodes the following:
- a CDS encoding alpha/beta fold hydrolase, whose amino-acid sequence is MTTYRTVAINGLDIFYREAGSRDRPTLLLLHGFPTSSQMFRNLIPALADQFHLIAPDYSGFGYSSMPTVDEFDYTFDSLAEVMADFIAAIGLKRYSLYLMDYGAPIGYRLATQYPERVESLIVQNGNAYEEGLGDFWKPMRAFWQNKTPENSDRVRQALASKGTKWYYITGARNPENLSPDTWTLDQALLDRPGNMDIQLALKYDYQFNVRLYPQWQAYLRQYQPPTLIVWGKNDQGFLVEGAYAYKRDLKNLEFHLFDTGHFALEEDGDAIANHIAQFLTSRLPPTLT